The DNA segment GGTCAAATGGACAAGGCAGTGAGGGGATGAAGTCAAtgccctcatatatatatatatatacacacacatagaaTACCCTCTTCTTTCACTTGTTAATCCATGCCCACCTCCACCACAAGTGCTTCTTCCCTCGACCACTCATCATGGGCAGGTCTCCTTGTTGTGAGAAGGCACACACCAACAGAGGAGCTTGGACCAAGGAAGAAGACCAATTACTGATCGCCTACATCAAAGCCCATGGCGAAGGCTGCTGGAGATCTCTCCCCAGAGCTGCAGGTCTCTGTGGTTCATGTCACGGGCATTTTGATCACTTCATGCTTGCGCTTCTATCTCGCTTGAACTGCGTTCCTGATGTAGGCCTTCTGCGGTGCGGCAAGAGTTGCCGGCTTCGGTGGATCAATTACCTCCGTCCCGACCTCAAGCGAGGCAACTTcacggaggaggaggatgagctcATCATCAAGCTCCATGGCTTGCTCGGAAACAAGTAATGTCTCGGTAGACTCGTGCTTGATGCTCCTGCTCACCGAGTTACTACCTACTTGTCTTCTGACGCCGATGCTTTGTACGTGTAAGATGGTCTGTCATCGCCGGGCAGTTGCCGGGAaggaccgacaacgagatcaagaactactggaacacccacATCAAGCGCAAGCTCGTCGGCCGCGGCATCGACCCGCAGACTCACCTCCCGGTGCACGGCGGCGCCGCCACGCCAGGGAAAGCCTTGAAGTCGCCATCGAGTGCTGCCTCGCCGGCGGAGAAGGAGAGGTGCCCCGACCTCAACCTCGACCTCTCGATgagcctttctttctcttctccgacGCCGTCGGAGGTGTTTGCAGCGGCTGATCCAGCGGCAGATGCTACAAGCAGTCCTCCTACATCAGCAGTCCCACCTCGTCATGCTCATGCCATCTGTTTGTGTTACCACCTGGGTCTCCAAAGCAGCGAAACTTGCAGCTGTCAAGAAAACCCTAGCCATCATGTTCTTAGATACTACAGACCCTTGGAAGAAGGGCAACACACACATTAACTGTAATGGATTCCACCACTGGATTAAGATGATGCAGAATGTTAGACTACTGTTATAGTCAGCTTCACTCATCCATGTTTAACACGATGATAAGTGTTGACACTACTGTTACAGCATCTGAAGTGTGATGGGAAGCTTTTGTCATGGTTGGAGAGCATGTGAGGTGTTCCAGGTAGGTAGCCAAACATCCAGtaaagaatcaaggacagagacaCAAATGAAAAGGTGTAGAGTTTGGTAAGAGATCGAAACTTGCTCCAGCTAGAAGGCTGGTCGGATTGTGTCTTGTGCTGAGTGTGAGTATAGCATTTGTTGTTGTACTGATACAAAATGTCTTctctccttccttttctttctttttccaagCAAACTGCTCATGATTGTCAGAATCTTACTGTGCTCTATGAAGGAatgaacaaggaaaaaaaaaaagttgaagaaACAGTTCTTATAGCATAGTTCAGAGATTAGtatttgtaattttttattatttataatatcatattCTTAAGTTATTCCTCTATAAATTAAGATATAtattcatgatttataacttaattctaataatattttttcactCTTAACTTACGACCTCTTTTTTTACTTCTCCTTTTTTTAATTGTCAGAGATGACATAAAATGACAAAGAAAAGATAGATGATGAAGATAAATAAACCGAAGATCGAAAAGAAGGATGTGAGAAATAGTATTTAATGTCTGTTATAATGATTTAACATTTTTAAAGTTATGTACATTATATGATAGTAAAAAAGATATCATCTTCCTGCATTAACCTACAAGATATTAtatcttttttaatttttaagagaTTATGAATGATAAGAAGGTGACTCTAAATAGTAAACTCCTTCAATTAATTGAGGATAAATTCATTAAAAAAGTCTtcgatttttattttgttttcatatAGTATCTCCTTTAcatcttttattttctaaaagatgagATTATTCTTGCCCGTCGTGATCATCTTTGCTTTGTCATTCTGTCATGACCACTCCACCTCCATCGTCACTCGCTCATTGTCCACTATTTTCACCCCTCAGTGAGCAGAGTAGCTCGAAAGGAGTTAAAAGATGATGAGAACAACAACCTAGCCTCCATGTCACTTGAGTGAGCAAAGTATGGCTCATCGTCATTGGTCAACCGAGTGATGTCACAAGCGATGCTAACAAGGACATGATGGAGATGTCTAGCGAAGGTTGCTGGCAAAGTAATAAGGTGACGACGAAGATCGGCTCGATGATAGTGGTAGACAAGGGCGAGGGCATACACGAGGGTCCTAGCAGCCTCCACAAGGACACGACGAAGAGGGTATTCATAGGAATCAAAAGCGGTAGGGCCTCGTAGGACGAAGACGACCACGATGGAGCGAAGATCAAGGGTAAAATGGTAAAGATGATAAGGAAGGGGCATTCTGCCGTAATAAAGCAAAAAACAAAGTTTTTTCTaccagaaataagaaaaaaaacttggaacttttttttgttgttgttgaagaaTTTGCCCATTAATTAAGCAAGAATCACTGAAAAATTGGAAGGCTGGATAGAGTTGTGTTCATTTCAGAATCTATAACAGATGCTGGGTCCAGATGGAAGGGAAAGTGGTGGTGGTGCTCATGGTGTTTAACCCAGTGGTTGACATTTTTCTTAAGCAAACAGAAGGTTTTGTTCAGTGGAATCCAATATTCTTCCTCCTATGAATTGATAGGTTACCAGCAACCTGGTTTGACGAGAGGTATCCTCTGGTTTTACTGGTaaatccttttcttcttcttcttcttcttcttcttcttcttcttcttcttcttcttcttctgttttcctttttctgTGGACCAGTGAAGCTTGAGAAAGCTTGACGATCATCTCTTTTGCTGCATAGATTCCGTAGCCAACAGAAGTAATCAATCAGAGACACTCGCATTGGCTTCTTAACATGACTTGCCATTTCACATCAACCATTCAATGTGCATGGGAGGGTGGCACTCCGAGCCCCACCTCCTTGTCCACTTGACATGCATTGTATTGCTCACAGGACTGGAATCTTTCGAAGATAGCATGAGAGTTGGTGGTTTGTACGAGTTTGGCAGCCAGATGACGACACAAAGGACGGCCAACAGTTGGACTGTTTTCTACTTCGTCTTCTCTCTCAACGTGAATCTCGGGTTGTGCTTCCGAGTCCTTCACTCCTCCATGCAAGAAAATGGAGCGGGGTCAGATTCTAGAGAGCTTTCGATCATTGAGAGACGGTGACTCACAGCCTTGGTGGTTCGGCCATCTTCCTGTACCAACCAGCTTGTCCTTCACGATTGTGTACCACACATTCTGTCACCCTCTGTCCTGTCTGTCCTCCACCGAGTGAAGCTTTAGAGAAGTTGCCAAAGTGTTGGACTGAGGGAGTTAGGTACACCAAAGAGAACAGGAGAATTAGGTGGGTTTGGTGAGCGCAAGCTGTTTGTCAGAATGTAAATGACAAACATTTGGTAATTGGTTCAAGATCCCAATGCACATCTCTTAAGGGCATCATGGCTGGTCTAAAGGTCAATGCTCATTCCTTTTGCATCTATATACACTCACTGTCAGAAACTTGAACTTAATGGTGGAGTCTTGGCATGACAAATACTTGGATACTCTATTTTGAGTCGTTTAAAGAATTGAAAGATACAGTAATTTTAAGCTATTGTTTAATTTGAGGTTAAGTATTTTTGGGTGAATAATTCAAATTCAACGGAGTCAAAAGTCGTCGGAACAACTAATTATCTCACCTAGTATTAAGATATAACGAGAGACTCGGGTAGAAAATGACTAATCATGGATGAAGATGTTAAGACTTAAAGAAAGGGAGATCGTTACGCCATGATTTGATTCTCCATAAATAAACTAAAACTTAAATTTACTTATATGGATCTAACGAACGTATTACTAACAAATTTTGATTCTCCTTTGCTTTGTGCCATTTTTTCTGGCCTCATGGGAACTAAgattgaaaaggaaaaaaaaaagagtctattcatgcatcctttttcttctttgtttccaATTTTGTGTGTTGAAATGCGATTTCTTTTTCCTTATTTTCCTTAAGGATCACATGATTCACAGAGGACAATCACCATGGGATTCATATGATTTACGTAAGAAAATTTGCAACCTACAACGAAATAGTAAGCATGACTGATGACTACGACTATTGGATTCACATGCAGAATAGTGCAGATTCATTTAATCCGACGTAATTTACAATTGGAATGGATTCAGAGTCAAATCTAATATTAAATACAGTGAGAAGTTCGAATTAGCTAAGATTTGACTTTGGATTATCGATCTTACGACGACGCAAAAGACTTTGATCCCTAACTAAATGTCATTATGACATCAATCGGCCGGTGAGCTCCTCCTCCTCGTGAGTCTTGATAACGAGGTCGGACTTGGGGTAGGCAGCGCAGGTGAGCACGCTTGGACGATCTCGCCGGCGCGGCTAGAGTACGGTAGGCTGatgccctcctcctccgcctggtCCAGGATGTACATTTCGTCGGGGCACCCGATGTTGAACTCGCCTTCGGGGGGTGATCAGCTTGGCGTTGTACGTGGCCATGGCGGGGACCCACCGAACAGCGACCGCCCGGCCTTCTGGAGGGCGGAGAACCCGACGCTCCCATTCCCGTGGCTCCGGGGAGGGCGGCGGTGGCCGAGGCTGCTGCCATGGAGACGGGAGCAGAGAGAGGAGATGGCCTCGGGAGTGCAGCTGAGTCAGTATTGTAGAGCGGGAGGGAGTGTTGGCTGGTGGATCTTGTCCTGGCACGTGGCAGTACGTCAATGGATGGCATATCACTTTAGGGTGAGCTGTGCAGTCTGTTGGCAATTCAGTAGCCAATCAAAAGTTTGGGATGATGGAATGCAGTCAACCAAACTTTTCGTACTTGTAATAATATTCCAAATTCGGCTTATGTGGCCACATAGGAATATGTGATCGTTTAACCACCCAAAATAAGATTAGAATAAGGTTATCAACGTAAAATATATCGGTGTCAACTAATTTAACTaataaagattttgataatttatcgttatattcatgttttatttttattaattgaaGGTTGAATCAAGTAAATTTGTTTTGAAGAGAAACATTTATTTCATaggcttcctcgtatctatatcttttGTCATATTTATATCTGTATAActtgtcaacacaggtggtccacctcgaaAGCTTAAATAAGTCTTAGAGCAGCTTCCTTTGATATatataaaaatccacttcactgttgcccaatgatttttgcttggatttgcaagaaatctactggtaacacccactgcatatgcgatgtctgaccTCATACATACCATTatatatattaaacttccaactgctgaagtataaggaaccttttgcattttctccttctcctcatcacttgatagactctattctgagcacaacttaaagtgacctgcaagaggagaactaacTGGCTTTACATTACTCACACTGAACCTTTCCAATacattctcgatgtatttctcctgtgacaatcaaatcttcttggtttttttgtcacgggaaatctgcatgcctagtatttgctttgttggccACATGTCCTTCATTATAAAAGACTCActcaattccttcttcaacctgtcaattttagatatatctttcccaaaaataagtatgtcatcaacataaagtaaaagAACAATAAAATCCTTACCAAACCGTTTGATgtatacacaatgatctgaagtcgttcttttatatccattttctatcataaatgaatcaaactttctgtaccactgtcttggagcttactttagcccatataagctcttcctcaatttgcagacaaagttctctttacctttgactttgaagtcttatggttgctctatataaatttccttctctaaatcaccatgaaggaaagttgtattcacatctaactgctcaacctccaagtcctgacgagtagcaataccaagagcaacatgaacaaaagatattttaacaacaggagaaaaaatctcttcaaaatcaATACATTTTCTTTTACCAAAGTCTTTcataaccaatctagctttgtactttggttgagaacaatattcttgagtcttcaactcgAAAACTCActcgttcttcaaggccttcatttccTTTGGTAGttataccaaatcataagtgtggttcttttgaagagcatccatctattcctgcatagcaactaaccacttctttttctgctcactttcaattgcttcttggtaactctttggttcacctgcatcaataaacatcacatactcatttgtagagtatcttctggaaggttgacgttgtctagaatatcttctcaactgaggttttgtaggaagttgctctctaacttcttcttgctcaacatgtcctacagatagatcaacatcaggctctacaccatcgtcCTACATATCTCCcttatcaccctgatatactggaggagtaactaggTCACAATCTACTCATCCTTTTATAGAAATTTTGGCAAggagagagggctcgagtaggaaagagctacccgtggatggagtcgagaactcagttGACTCAtcggactcgggtcgtgacaattGCTCAAACCGGACCTAGGTTTCGCCCATGTAAAGtgcttttatgatagctttggtcGCATATTTAGGATCATCTATGTGCCATTTGTAGTTGAAATTCTGCTCTCCCCTCCAAAGTAAAAGTTTAGTTAGTGCTCGGAAGACCCACTACTATGATACCATGCCTCATCCGATATTCATGATCTTAGTTTAATGGTTTCTCGACTTAGTTCTTCTTGGATAGTCGAGTCTCTCCTGAATTTGAGGTCATTACAATACTTTGTCTCTACCGACTAATTGCTTCTGCACACTTAGTGACTTAGAAAGTATTTTCTTACTATCCTTCCACTAATCAAATTGAAACTTTTCGTTGTGGTCACCATTATCTGCTTGTTGTATAGTCCCTACCAACTTTAATTCTTTGGCTACTTGCTTGGTATTGATGATTGCTCGCCAAGTCTTGCCCCTCGAAAGCACCGAGATACTCATGAGAGAAGATAAACTCTTGAATAATCCATCATCCAATATCTTGTTTGATAGATCTCAGGGATTCTCCCATTTCAGAAATGATGCCAAATATGGATAGTTGGctagatttttgactccttcgttAAGTTCAAATTGACATTCCATCTTGCACAAATTGCCATTCCATCTTGCACCCTCATGAAAAGGGCTTTGACAACTGATTTGCTTGCACATTGGCATATTCTATAAGAGTGTCCCTCTCCAAATACCCTTGCCTCCGTTGAGGCCTTCTAACTCTAATTTCATTATTGCGAGATGAGTCTACGTCCCCCGCATCAATTCTTTCATCATATAGttgagggtatatatatatatgtgtcttTTAATGCACTTCTCAAAAGTGCCACAATGTATGGAGAGCCACAGTCTATAAGAAAAAAAGACTTCAAGAACAATATGGTTACTATTTTTGCCTTCTATAGAAACCCCACACTAAGAATGATTGATTGTCCATGCAAAGTGCCACAAAGTTGGTGCTCCTACTCAAATCTCCAATTTGGATGTCAACTCCTTTCACCAATCAAGCTATGCCTTCGAATTGACTATTTTCATGAAACCTAGAGTCTTTGTCAGCTTCAATCTAAGTTGATTTATTTCTTAGTCTACTATAAAGTTATGTGTGGCTCATGTGTCCACCAATTCGCAAGTTGTCTTCCCATTCATCTTCATACCCACAAACATCAACAGGTTGTCATGTGCCTTTACCTCTTTCGTCATTTCCTTATATTGCTCTTCTGTTAATCTCGGAGTTCATTCAATAATTACACCGCCCCATTATGAGATTTTTGTGGTGATTCTTCGTTACTACTTAATTTTGATAAACTTGAGGTTAAAGAGTCAGCCTTCTCTTTTAGCCTATACTTAGGCTTTCACTTGGACTTACCTCGTAATGCATTAGCAAACGCATAACTCTCATGCGTTGTCTTAACAATGATTCATCACTACTTGAATATGACCTGCTTGAGCTAGAAGATTTTGCCTTAGTTCGATCCGTCTCCTCTAGTTCGTTAGAAGCTATAAGAGTATTGAGCACCTCCTTTTATTGTGGGAAATTCTATCATTCGATGCTTCCACCTTACAAAAGATATTTGTTAGGTATTATGATGTTCCTTGTGGATCTATATCTTATTAGATTACCTTTCTTCTTCGAGCCCTTCCATCTAGAAGCTTTCAAAGATCCCTACTCCGATAAATACTTCTTTTTCTACCATCTTTGAATAGAAATCTATGAGCTATTCCAGTTTAGCAATTGTACCTATTAGCTCACAAACATTCCAATGATGCAATTtccgttgagcccatggttttagATCATCGAAGAAGCAAAAAAATTTATCTTTCTTAAACATGTCTTGGATGTCTAGAATTTGCACAGAAAACTATTTCACATAATCTCGAACTATAGAGGTATGGCGAAGGTGTCGCAACTTCCGATGATCGATGAATTATATCTTCTCTAGCATGAACTAAGTTCATAATTTCCTCTTTAATGCATTCCAACTGCTAATGTTATAATGACCTTGCTACATTTCTTCCTGTACGTTATAATAGTTTTGCATCATCGACTAGATATATCATCACTAATGATACCTCGGAATCTTTTGATTTGGGTTGCGTCGCTCTGAAGTGCTATTTCATATCGAAGAGAAAGTATTCTAACTTCTTGGCATCCCAAGCACCCTCGAATTTTTACGATTTGGGGGCCTTTACTCTTGACAAGAGATAGCCATAAGACATTTCTCCGCTCACATGCATAGCTTATATAAGTACTGATACATGAGTTATCAAGTCCCTTACTCGTTGTTGTGATTATTACACAGATTCTCTTTTGTTATTCATCAACCTTTCGACTATGATCTCTAACTAATCCAGTCAGGATTTCAACTCTCATTGAACAAAAAGTAAACACACTAAAGATGTTACAACACCCCTTATAGACAATTGACATTTTACACCACAAGATCGTTAGCTAGAAATTAGGTTATAGCACATGAGAATATAAATGTTCTATTCTATTTTTCCCTTCATGGTCATGAATGAGTCTATACATAATGTATTCAATATAATATATCTATGTGTCTATATTTTTCAATTTTGTACATACTTTACACTGCATAAATAGGGCTTATATTAGGCTTAGTAACCATATTTTAATTAGCTTTTATGATTATTTGAGTCCTGTACACACAAGTTATATGCGGTCATCACGAAGAGTCAAAACTATTTGATCATCCAAGCAATCATTTTGGGTATTTTCTGACTTTATAGAGTGGCATGAGATATCAGGCTCTAAAGCTACTCGGGTGGCACATTACTAGATGAGTTTTGGAGTAATGTTTAGGGttgatttgttattttattttctgGTAATgttatgtgggcacttgtggggacttttggTTATAACGAACCTCCTTGAACCCTTTGTCGTATGACCATTTAGGGTTTACGAAGTCTatagttataatttatattatttattaagtaTTTGTTAAAATATTTACTTGTGAGAATTTGAGTATAATGCTTCTTCTAACTTGTCTTCTCCTTTGAAGATCCTTAGGAGAACTTAAGAGGTTATGAGGAAGTTGACGTTTTACAAACGGACATACAAGATTGCCATATGACTTAACAAATCTAACTAAACCCATAAAAATGTGATATTGTACAactgaaaatattttaattttttttataataaaaataaaaaataacaataaaCAAAAATAGGGTTGACGATAGCATTTTCTACCTCATATATGCTACCTACAAGAGAACACTCATGAAGAACAACAAGAAAGAATTAAAAATCGTTATAGATAAGCATTAAAAACCTAGTTTACATTAATTCTTGACTCTTTGATGCTTTTTGTCTTGGGTGGATGTATCATATACAAGAAATTTTTTGTACAGTTAAGTCACATTGGATACTTTGATGCTTATACCTTGAGCAGATGTGTCATGCATAAAGAGATACTTTATCGATTATGACATATCGATAACTTTTATACTTTCGTCAAAAGTGAAAGTCTCATATAAGAGGACACTTCAATCTCGTTGGAtgcttcatatattttttaatgctTCAACTATGTgacattatttttagatttttatttttttatcatgggTGAGCACATCATATTCAAAGAACCATTTTGACcataaaagatattttattttttatcctaGATAAATACATCATATACAAAGACTCTTTAAATACTTTCATGTCCTTAGTAGTTGCATCAAACATAAAGGAatatcttgaatttttttttacttacgAGCAAATACATCATGTGCAAAAGAAATACTTTTGAGTATTTTAAATGTATTAAACTCACGTATACCAAGATGGAGCTCGAGTACCCTAGACTCGGACATGGGTCATGCCTAGGTCAAGTGTTGACTCCGAGTTGATCATGCCTATGGAGCCTTCTTGGTCAAGCATGCGATTGGGTTACAACTTGGTGCAAGAAAATAAATGGGTTTGCTAATCCAACCGAGCTTCGAAACTTAATTTCAAGAAAACATCATCAACCACTAAGCTACTAGTCTTTCATCCCTGATAGTGTGAGCTGACCCAAACTCAAACTCCTCAACTACATCCCCACCATTTCAACGACGGAGCAACCCTCGACATGCCCCTTCGAAGGCAAGCGAAGCTGAATCGCAAGCTTCGGGATATGTGCATGACGCCAAAGATCTTCGCACTCGGATCGCTCAACGTCTCCTGAATTCGTCGGATGATCATTAAACATTGCCACCAATATCAACGCATTTAATTTGTTAATATAAGTGGGAGTTGGATCCTTAGCTGCAAACAATGGTCGATTCATTTGGAAGGTTCCGTCAAATTTAATCCCACTATCCTACCTCAACTATGGTTTGTCGAGAGACTTCAATTATAATTAAACTAAAAGCATAGTTGCATGACATATAGTCAAACTAAGGCCATTAAATGCTAGTAATTCCTTGTCGATCATTAGGTCCTAACTCTTTTGAGTCCATCTCTAAATTGGCCATTGCTCGAAGTAAATAATATTATACTATAGTTATCGAAGATATATAATACTAGAAGAAGATTGTAGAAAAATTGATGTAGGACTCGTTACGGATGGAAGGAAGGAGTTGATGTCCCTCCTATTCTGGATGGATCAAGAAGGAAGAGTGACAATAAGAAAAGAGGTTTTGGTATTGGTGTAGAAAACTCATGAAATGATCCATCAATATCCATTTAAATGATAATAAAATGATGTATACAAGAAGAAAAGTTCCGATGAAAAGCTTTGGAGGGAAATatatcaaattaaaattttaatgtgtAGATGCTACCAAAGAGagttaaaaattatatatcaaaaagcaaaaaaaaaaaaaaaaaagactcataGAATGATAGAGGCAAAAATAAGTTTTGCAcaatttggacaaaaaaaaatgTTCATTCTCAATTGTAAAAAATCATTGAAAAAAAACATCAAACGATATCCTTCGAAAAAAccaaaagcaaaaaaaagaaaagaaagaaacataaaTCACGATCAACAAACTTAAGAAAGAGAAAGATGACTTAGTGACCTTCTCTTTATTACCTTAATCAACATGATCAGCTAAACTGTGGTGCAAGCAAGTTGATGTTGTGGAAGTCCTgaccatatcttatttgtttttaCCATACCATAAATTTAGATGTTAATTAATTACTTTCGATGAAGATGGGCCTGTCTtcattaattataataattagtGTCCTTGTGTGTGTCACTGTGTCAACCATTAGTTTTCCTCATGTCCAAGAAATGACACACATAGAGTTAGATGGGAAAAGTTGCATTTATTGACCACATAGCCAATAAATGTCTCATTtatctaattaaaaataataataataatttaatactcGATCTCTATAATTATTGATATGATTAATATTCTGAATCGATGGAGACTTCATTTAGTATGGATccaaatgaaaattatttttcagaagaATATTTTTTTGACCATCCATAatccataaaaatatatataagagtctttttatatttaattcaacaaaaaaCTTTACCTCATATCTTTACTAATTTAAATGTCCCAACAATTTTACCATAAGACTCTATTGATATAAGTTTTGAGAGATATGTTTGAAAGAGCATTTATCTCAGATGATGTTTGGTTCTCAACTAGAAATGAATTAGGTTGACTTAACTTCAT comes from the Musa acuminata AAA Group cultivar baxijiao chromosome BXJ2-8, Cavendish_Baxijiao_AAA, whole genome shotgun sequence genome and includes:
- the LOC103995693 gene encoding myb-related protein 308, giving the protein MGRSPCCEKAHTNRGAWTKEEDQLLIAYIKAHGEGCWRSLPRAAGLLRCGKSCRLRWINYLRPDLKRGNFTEEEDELIIKLHGLLGNKWSVIAGQLPGRTDNEIKNYWNTHIKRKLVGRGIDPQTHLPVHGGAATPGKALKSPSSAASPAEKERCPDLNLDLSMSLSFSSPTPSEVFAAADPAADATSSPPTSAVPPRHAHAICLCYHLGLQSSETCSCQENPSHHVLRYYRPLEEGQHTH